The nucleotide window GTAGACTGTTAAGAATCTGTAAAACAAAATGCATTAGTACTTACAAGTCACACAAGCACGCTACGAAACTTTAAAACTGATTCATTATATACTGACAAATACTTCAAGTTGCAAATTTCTTATACCTACAAATCATGGTATGTATCTAATCGTCATACTTCTTTTTGGTATGTATCTAGTCGTCACTCTTGAACATGAATCATATATGATCCCGTTTGCGACTAAAAGTCACACAAAATGACAGAAAAACAGTCGAAACAAATTATAACattaagagcatcattatccctAAACCCCTTAAAGGgtcttttaattaatttttaatagtttttaaagtGTAAAAGTGACTTAAGAGACTTAGAAAGAGATTTGAACATTTAGGTGGTTTATTGCAAGTCTCTTAAttatggttttaaaaaaaaaattataaaacattctCAACACAAGtttgttattatatatgtaaacaCACAGATAATCAAATATGCATTTCAACAAGAAGTATCTATTTACAAAAGGCAGCTAAAAAGAAATCTACTCAAGGCTAAATCTGTAAAGAGTATCCACACTCACAAAGGTTAAGAAGGACGAGTTACTCTTGAGGTATCGGATGACAGACACTTTGcttcatatatattttctctCATCATATCAACAAGCTAAGATCCTTCACCTGCAAGTTCATGAAAACAAAACTAAGCCTTGAGACTTAAAAGACAACGCCTTTTACTTATCACAGAGACACGTACCTGCAAGAAACCACATCTCAAGCATCATAAAAAATAACGGTTCGAGAAAGCTCAATGGAAGGCCACTTCCGTGATGTAAGCACCTTACTACAGGcaccaagaaaaataaaaccaagaaaaaaacagTCTGGATTCTAGTTGCAGCCCAATCCTCGCTACAAACAACTAGTGATGAAGCATGAGTACCCTTCTTCTTGGAAGTTTTTGACTTTATAGCAGTAGAAAGTCCCTGTCATAAGGAAGGCCAAGTCAACACTAGTATAAAACAGAACTTCATCTGCATTGATGATCACACCAAATGTGAAACGTACCTTTGTTTGTTTCCCTTTCTTTGAACCAATTATTGCCTTGAAAAAATTCTCAGAACCCATCTCAAATTCTTGTCACTTTGTCACCAAAACACCTTGAATCTATACAAAACGCTGAGAATAAGATTTTGCTTAAAAACGGCTGAATGATGAAGGGTCTCATAAAAGATAACTACCAGTATTCTTGTAACTAGATATATGTACAACTACAAAGTACAAACAACAAAAATTGCATCTTGCATCTGTCTCTCAAATAATCAACTATTCATGAGAAACTCTTGTGTGCATACACAAAAATTGAATCTTTACTGCAACTATTGCGACTAGTCACTACTCATACACAACCCAGCATCAACTAACCAAGTACACAATAAAAACTCAGATTCAGCTAGAGAAGGAGGCTAACTGAAGTAAGTTGAAAGCAAATGACAAAGCCTGAATTAGCGTGTGGTGCTTCCAGCTTAGCGATACCATCCTcgcagacaaaaaaaaaagacaattaaTCCATAAATTGGAATCCATTTCCTCTGATTGTTACATGATTACAGAGAAGAATTGAGATGAAAAGGATAAAACTTTGAACAAACGAAACCTTAACAATGGAAGGAGACAGGGAGTGTAGAGAGACAGagtggaagagagagagaggaagagaggaagagaagagacGTCTCTTCCAGTGCTTAATCAAGAGACGTCTCCTGTGGttattacattttttctttttttttaaagcccAATTACACTAAGAAACCTATCTAAGAGACAGGGATATTAAACTTAAAATACTAATCTGGTGACTTTTCCACCGAGAAAAAAATTCTGCTGACTTTTCCTCTTAAAAACGCTAATTTATTGTATTTGTGATTATTTCATACTGTATAATTTTGGCACTTAGCATTTTGGAGAGCAACAGAGCCTGCTTCGCGGAAAATAAGTGGTGTTCATATACATGGTTTTACATTGTCACATTTTACATGGTTTTTAGTGCCGAAAAATAAATGGTgttcatatacatatatatttacgtAATGGTTTCacaatgctaatatatatagaacatgcataaaataaataaggtgGATCCAGAATAATCGGTCGACGGCATGTTCATCGAGTTATTTTAAAGTTCTTCAGTCCATTGATatctatatctatactattaaagcaggatcctattgtcataattatcTTAGGGGTatgtttccttcactaacattgcatgtttcattaagagcaattaagtaatattaataacaaatctataatgggtcattatttttggatccagcccaaatcaaatctctcttgagccatttgggcctattaaaaaatcagattcaattctcactttttttttcctttgggccattgagtacaagttcaaataatttttttttcaactattcttaattattatttttttcttttcttaatataatttaagcattcataaaaataattgaatttttttattgaaaagtataaatctttattaaaagtatataattttttaattaaaatattaaccccataataaaattaatttatcagagttataccaacttaattcattaaaaaaataaaatttaatttttttaacataaatagtcatttaaaatgaaatacgataaataaagataaaatttttaaatcttttataaaataaaacacaaatatatgaaaatgtgacatttactaaatatttgttaattgaaaaaaaaacaaaaataaacccgcgctttgaaagcatgggtcaaaatctagtttatctTTTATAACCAAAACTTGAATGGATCTTagatgttttttattttatcccACTTACTAGGTCTAAACACGTCTTCGTTGAGTTGGTAAATCCAAACTAGATAAATTCTATCTATACTTTTATCTAAGAAgtgttttttttcaaacttttcaCGTTATAACTTAAACTAATCTGATCTTATATCATTATATAATTAACCATAAAtctattataataataaaattatcattacctattttccataaaaaaaataaaatttatgaaacAGTAAAATAAATTTTCGTATATATTTATTGAGCAAAGCAATAAAAGATTATCACTATCtcaatttgttttctttttaagtttttcttttgatgtatcataaatatttttttttaaaatgaaatcttacttgttttggttttatttttgtttgtgtctGTTTCGAAGTTCTTTCTGGGTAATGCGATACATATTCCTGGTTTAAAGAGTAAAACCCGATTAATAGATGAATGTTCACCTTTTTACCTTACTTTATTTCATGAAATGTTTGATATTCCCTCCAATTTATCTAGATTGTTATTTTGAtatttcacacatattaagaaaatgattgaactgtatttatatttttactaaTCACATATTCTTAACcaataatatttgagataaataaaataatataaaagataaatgtatttttcaattaataGCAAATTTAGAATAAGTATAAATTACATTACTATTTGTATAACATGAAAGGTATTAAACTCATAATCTTTGTCAAATGgatgaaatatataattatattctcaTAATTTTATACTCTCTATGTTCCTAAAtgattcatattttatatttttatacattttaataaaacacattaaatttgtatatattttttgtgtttatcttcttCTCACAATTTTAAGCTAATAAAAGATCAAGTAGTGCAATTAAGATTTTTGaagtttgcaattagttaataaaacatgcattgaaaatataaaaaatgaatcttttagaaataatttttttctctagaatatgTATCTTTAAGGAACGGAAAGAGTAGTTTCTATTGGTGTTTTAAGAGACGAAAATAAGACGAgaaagaatatttttaaaaaaaaaatgaaaaagagtaaaaacataaaaaaataacttactATGCTGGTTTTGAATATAAACGatgatataaaaaatatgtgACAATAATTATGCACACATGGACGAAACACTTAATCaatgaaattttttaattaaactggactagttaaaaatataagataattcgataacataataaaactttaaattattcAAGTAATAAtttaaacttattaaaatatgaaatactttatataaaattaaacaaaacattGTATGCTTTATTTTCCAATAAGAATCTAAATtgcgtttttctttttgttttaatatttagtgATGATCTTTTTTAGATTTCTCTATGAAATATGAATGAAAAAGGTGATGTGTAGCCCTTTATCGTAGGAGCACTGGAGCACAGCATGAAATCGATCCGACTATTTGTGTGGTGAATTAgttaatgaattaaaaacaCCAGGTATTTATCGTACGTTGACTAGTTTACCCATACGAGGTGACCAATAAtgtcaaaattgttttcatCATCTCACCACTAGCTATGTGTATTTATTAGGTTGATCATCATGGATTCTCTTCTCCAAACTGATGGAATGTTCAATGTGGCGAAGCTTCGCTGCTAAATGACACGTGATATTAAAACTTCAATCATAAAATTTATACAATTGCTAGTACTATTGTCGAAAAGGGGAAAATAAAGTTTTATAGATTATTGATTAATTTACAGCATAAAGAAATCCAAGAACATACACTTTCTTGCGTGCCACAATCGATTATTTCTG belongs to Brassica rapa cultivar Chiifu-401-42 chromosome A07, CAAS_Brap_v3.01, whole genome shotgun sequence and includes:
- the LOC103831539 gene encoding uncharacterized protein LOC103831539, which translates into the protein MGSENFFKAIIGSKKGKQTKGLSTAIKSKTSKKKGTHASSLVVCSEDWAATRIQTVFFLVLFFLVPVVRCLHHGSGLPLSFLEPLFFMMLEMWFLAGEGS